In Hyphomicrobiales bacterium, a genomic segment contains:
- the gltB gene encoding glutamate synthase large subunit: MPSASKKSNRALNANGLPVAQGLYNPEREHDACGVGFVAHMKGEKSHSIIEDGVKILVNMTHRGAVGADPLMGDGAGMLTQIPHQLFSETVDFDLPAAGDYGVAFLFLPQDDALRANCKELTEKAVASVGLTILGWRVPEVDNSSLSQAENIAATEPVHKQLFVARPDGMDEETFERTLYLARKVLSNTVFGQTDGRDNGFYPVSFSSRTIVYKGMFLAYQLAAYFKDLTDPRYQSALALVHQRFSTNTFPSWKLAHPYRVVAHNGEINTKRGNVNWMAAREASVTSPLYGDDIKKLWPISYEGQSDTACFDNALEFLMRGGYSMAHAVMMLIPEAWAGNPLMDQERRAFYEYHAALMEPWDGPASVAFTDGRQIGATLDRNGLRPARYIVTNDDRIIMASEAGTLPVDEAKIIKKWRLQPGKMLLIDLEEGRIISDNELKKDIATKKPYQEWLDETQIILEDLPDTGARPRRSSVAQLDRQQAFGYSQEDLKLLMTPMATTGQEAIGSMGTDTPLSALSDKSKSLFTYFKQNFAQVTNPPIDPIREEIVMSLVSFIGPRPNILNKADMATKKRLEVRQPILTDIDLEKVRIIGDIGDNQFQTITLDCTYNASKGAEGMEGALNLICDKAEEAVNKGDNIIILSDRLVSPDRIAIPSLLFTAAVHHHLIRKGLRTSVGLVIETGEAREVHHFCALAGYGAEAINPYLAFETLADMHAQEEFPEEVDEFEVVERYIKSIDKGILKVMSKMGISTYQSYCGAQIFDAVGLSSDFVEKYFFGTATTIEGVGLAEIARETVIRHEAAFGNVEIMKNALDIGGEYAFRQRGEAHVWTPSAITNLQHAVRTENYSKYEQFAAEVNGENKQRKTIRGLFDIKMAKDIGLEPVSIDEVETTADIVKRFSTGAMSFGSISREAHTTLAKAMNRIGGKSNTGEGGEERDRYEDLPDGSKNPERSAIKQVASGRFGVTTEFLVNADMIQIKVAQGAKPGEGGQLPGHKVDALIAKTRHSTPGVGLISPPPHHDIYSIEDLAQLIFDLKNVNPDADISVKLVSEVGVGTVAAGVAKARADHITISGFDGGTGASPLTSLKHAGSAWEMGLAETHQTLVLNGLRSRIALQVDGGLRTGRDVIIGALLGADEFGFSTAPLIAAGCLMMRKCHLNTCPVGIATQDPELRRRFKGTPEHIINYFFYVAEEVRQLMAEMGYRTFDEMIGQSDRLDKRDMVDHWKANGLNFEKIFYKVDAEPNEIYWTQKQDHPIHDILDRRLIANAQTAIQNREPISIKTTIGNVDRSAGAMLSGEVVKQHFVEPLEDDTINVQLTGTAGQAFGAFLAQGITFELIGDGNDYVGKGLSGGKIIIRPSDDSTIIAEESIIIGNTVLYGATAGECYFSGVAGERFSVRNSGALAVVEGCGDHGCEYMTGGVVVVIGDTGRNFAAGMSGGVAYVLDEDKTFAQRCNLAMVDLEPVPEEDDILEKIHHHGGDIMHKGRVDVTANMTKHDDERLRQLISNHHRYTASQRAKNILDNWEEFRPKFVKVMPVEYRRALREMEDQKLNGVEAAE; the protein is encoded by the coding sequence ATGCCAAGTGCATCCAAAAAGTCAAACCGCGCGCTGAACGCAAACGGTTTGCCCGTTGCGCAAGGTCTCTATAACCCTGAGCGTGAACACGATGCCTGTGGCGTAGGCTTTGTTGCTCATATGAAGGGTGAAAAATCTCATTCCATCATTGAAGATGGCGTTAAAATTCTCGTAAACATGACCCATCGCGGTGCAGTAGGTGCGGACCCTTTAATGGGCGACGGCGCTGGCATGCTCACACAAATTCCGCATCAGTTGTTTTCTGAGACCGTCGATTTTGATCTACCCGCCGCTGGTGATTATGGCGTTGCTTTTCTCTTTTTACCTCAAGACGATGCCTTGCGAGCCAATTGCAAAGAGCTGACAGAAAAAGCGGTCGCCTCTGTCGGCCTCACAATTCTTGGTTGGCGCGTGCCTGAAGTGGATAACAGCTCCCTCAGTCAAGCCGAAAACATTGCCGCAACCGAACCCGTTCACAAACAGCTTTTTGTTGCCCGCCCGGATGGCATGGATGAGGAGACGTTCGAGCGCACGCTTTATCTGGCCCGTAAAGTTCTCTCCAACACTGTATTTGGTCAGACAGATGGTCGGGACAACGGCTTTTATCCCGTTTCATTCTCATCGCGCACGATTGTTTATAAAGGCATGTTCCTAGCTTATCAGCTTGCTGCCTATTTCAAGGATTTAACCGACCCGCGCTACCAATCTGCCCTTGCACTTGTTCACCAACGGTTTTCAACCAACACGTTCCCTTCATGGAAACTGGCACACCCATACCGCGTGGTCGCCCACAACGGTGAAATCAACACCAAACGTGGCAATGTAAATTGGATGGCAGCACGCGAAGCGTCCGTAACATCACCTCTTTATGGCGATGACATCAAAAAGCTCTGGCCTATCTCTTATGAAGGCCAATCTGATACGGCCTGTTTTGACAATGCCTTAGAATTTCTCATGCGTGGCGGCTATTCAATGGCCCATGCCGTGATGATGCTGATCCCTGAAGCTTGGGCCGGCAATCCCCTGATGGATCAAGAGCGCCGCGCGTTTTATGAATACCATGCAGCACTTATGGAGCCATGGGATGGTCCAGCTTCCGTTGCCTTTACCGATGGCCGCCAAATAGGTGCAACCCTCGACCGCAACGGCCTACGCCCTGCCCGCTATATTGTCACCAATGATGATCGCATTATCATGGCATCCGAAGCAGGCACACTGCCTGTAGATGAAGCAAAAATCATCAAAAAATGGCGCCTCCAGCCCGGCAAAATGCTTTTGATCGATCTGGAAGAAGGCCGCATCATCTCTGATAACGAGCTAAAAAAAGACATCGCCACAAAGAAGCCGTATCAAGAATGGCTTGATGAAACACAGATTATATTGGAAGATCTTCCAGACACTGGCGCACGCCCTCGCCGCTCAAGTGTGGCGCAGCTCGACCGACAACAGGCTTTCGGTTATTCGCAAGAAGATTTGAAACTACTCATGACTCCTATGGCCACCACTGGCCAAGAGGCCATCGGCTCCATGGGTACCGATACACCGCTTTCCGCGCTGTCAGACAAATCAAAATCACTGTTCACTTACTTCAAACAAAATTTCGCACAGGTCACCAATCCACCGATCGATCCCATCCGCGAAGAAATTGTGATGAGCCTCGTGTCTTTCATCGGGCCGCGTCCAAATATTTTGAATAAAGCGGATATGGCCACAAAAAAACGTCTCGAAGTGCGCCAGCCTATCCTTACTGATATCGACCTAGAAAAAGTACGTATCATCGGCGATATCGGCGATAATCAATTTCAGACCATCACGCTTGATTGCACCTATAATGCATCCAAAGGCGCTGAAGGCATGGAAGGTGCGTTGAACCTTATCTGTGACAAGGCCGAAGAAGCCGTCAATAAGGGTGACAACATCATCATCCTTTCAGATCGACTGGTCAGCCCTGATCGTATAGCTATCCCATCTCTCCTTTTCACAGCTGCCGTACACCATCACCTCATTCGCAAAGGCCTACGCACATCTGTAGGTCTTGTCATTGAAACCGGTGAAGCGCGCGAGGTACATCATTTCTGCGCATTGGCTGGTTATGGCGCAGAGGCAATCAACCCCTATCTCGCCTTTGAAACACTAGCAGACATGCACGCTCAAGAAGAGTTTCCAGAAGAAGTGGATGAATTCGAGGTTGTTGAACGCTACATCAAGTCCATCGACAAAGGCATTTTGAAAGTCATGTCCAAAATGGGCATTTCTACCTATCAATCCTATTGTGGTGCTCAGATTTTTGACGCTGTTGGTCTTTCATCTGACTTCGTGGAAAAATATTTCTTCGGAACAGCCACCACCATTGAAGGAGTTGGTCTCGCTGAGATTGCCCGTGAAACGGTTATTCGCCACGAAGCTGCTTTCGGCAATGTGGAAATTATGAAAAACGCCCTTGATATTGGCGGAGAATACGCATTTCGCCAGCGAGGTGAAGCTCATGTGTGGACACCGTCTGCGATCACCAATCTGCAGCACGCCGTACGCACAGAAAACTATTCAAAATACGAACAATTCGCCGCTGAGGTGAATGGAGAAAACAAGCAACGCAAAACCATTCGTGGGCTGTTTGACATTAAAATGGCGAAAGACATCGGTCTTGAGCCCGTATCCATTGACGAGGTCGAAACCACAGCTGATATCGTTAAGCGATTTTCAACTGGCGCCATGTCCTTCGGCTCCATTTCGCGTGAAGCCCACACGACACTCGCCAAAGCCATGAACCGCATTGGCGGCAAATCCAACACAGGTGAAGGCGGCGAAGAACGCGACCGCTATGAAGACTTACCAGATGGATCAAAAAACCCAGAACGCTCTGCCATTAAGCAGGTAGCTTCCGGCCGTTTCGGCGTGACCACTGAGTTTCTGGTCAATGCCGATATGATCCAGATTAAAGTGGCACAAGGTGCAAAACCCGGCGAAGGTGGGCAGCTGCCTGGCCATAAGGTTGACGCGCTGATTGCCAAAACCCGTCACTCAACACCTGGTGTCGGTCTGATCTCACCACCACCACACCACGACATCTACTCGATCGAAGATTTGGCACAGCTGATTTTTGATTTGAAAAACGTCAATCCAGACGCCGATATTTCAGTCAAACTCGTCTCTGAGGTCGGTGTTGGAACCGTGGCCGCTGGCGTTGCCAAAGCCCGCGCTGATCACATAACAATTTCAGGGTTCGATGGCGGCACTGGCGCCTCTCCCCTGACATCCCTCAAACATGCAGGTTCAGCATGGGAAATGGGTCTTGCCGAGACACACCAAACACTCGTCTTGAACGGTCTTCGTTCCCGCATTGCCCTTCAGGTCGATGGTGGTTTGCGCACGGGCCGTGATGTTATTATTGGAGCTTTATTAGGCGCGGATGAATTCGGTTTTTCCACCGCACCTCTGATCGCCGCTGGCTGTTTGATGATGCGCAAATGTCATCTCAATACATGCCCTGTTGGCATCGCCACACAAGACCCTGAACTGCGCCGCCGCTTTAAAGGGACGCCTGAACATATCATCAATTACTTCTTCTATGTTGCCGAAGAAGTCCGGCAGCTGATGGCCGAAATGGGCTACCGCACCTTTGATGAAATGATAGGCCAGTCCGATCGTCTCGACAAACGTGACATGGTAGATCACTGGAAAGCAAATGGCCTCAATTTCGAGAAAATTTTCTACAAAGTAGACGCCGAGCCAAACGAAATTTATTGGACACAAAAGCAAGATCATCCAATTCATGACATTCTGGACCGCCGCCTTATTGCCAATGCGCAAACTGCGATTCAAAACCGTGAGCCAATTAGCATCAAAACAACCATAGGCAATGTTGATCGTTCTGCTGGCGCCATGCTATCGGGCGAAGTTGTGAAGCAGCATTTCGTTGAGCCACTCGAAGATGACACAATTAATGTTCAATTGACGGGTACAGCAGGCCAAGCCTTTGGTGCGTTCCTTGCTCAAGGTATTACTTTTGAGTTGATCGGTGATGGCAATGATTATGTGGGCAAAGGACTTTCAGGCGGTAAGATCATTATTCGCCCGTCCGATGACAGCACCATCATCGCAGAAGAATCCATCATTATTGGCAATACCGTGCTTTATGGAGCAACAGCCGGTGAATGTTATTTCAGCGGTGTAGCTGGAGAACGTTTCTCGGTTCGAAACTCTGGCGCATTGGCAGTTGTTGAAGGCTGCGGTGATCACGGGTGTGAATATATGACCGGTGGCGTTGTTGTTGTGATCGGTGATACAGGCCGTAATTTCGCAGCGGGCATGTCTGGCGGTGTAGCTTATGTCTTAGATGAAGACAAAACCTTCGCTCAGCGCTGCAACCTTGCTATGGTTGATTTGGAACCCGTGCCTGAAGAAGATGATATTCTAGAAAAAATTCACCACCACGGCGGTGACATCATGCATAAGGGTCGTGTTGATGTTACGGCAAATATGACAAAGCATGATGATGAACGCCTGCGCCAGTTGATTTCAAATCATCACCGCTATACGGCCTCACAACGCGCAAAAAATATTCTCGATAATTGGGAAGAATTCCGTCCTAAATTCGTGAAAGTAATGCCAGTTGAATACCGCCGTGCACTGCGGGAAATGGAAGATCAAAAGCTAAATGGTGTGGAAGCTGCTGAATAA
- a CDS encoding Hsp20 family protein: protein MNHVDYTPLYRTSVGFDRLFSLLDNVTTETNANAYPPYNIERTSDDTYRITMAVAGFAETDLDIETKDTVLTVKGGKAEDSRENVEILHQGIAARAFERRFQLADHVEVKNAALEHGLLHIDLVREVPEAMKPRKVAIATNGTTQKKIEGTKIN, encoded by the coding sequence ATGAATCATGTTGATTATACCCCCCTATACCGCACATCTGTTGGCTTCGATCGCCTCTTCTCTTTGTTAGATAATGTCACAACAGAGACGAACGCGAATGCTTACCCTCCATATAATATCGAACGCACCAGTGATGATACCTATCGCATCACTATGGCAGTCGCGGGTTTTGCCGAGACGGATCTCGATATTGAAACCAAAGATACGGTTTTAACCGTCAAGGGTGGCAAGGCAGAAGATAGCCGTGAGAATGTAGAAATTTTGCACCAAGGCATCGCCGCGCGCGCATTTGAGCGCCGTTTTCAGCTCGCAGACCACGTTGAAGTTAAAAATGCGGCACTGGAACATGGTCTGTTACACATCGATCTCGTGCGTGAAGTGCCAGAAGCCATGAAACCGCGCAAGGTCGCGATCGCAACCAATGGTACGACGCAGAAAAAAATTGAAGGCACGAAAATAAACTAA
- a CDS encoding alpha/beta hydrolase, which yields MEKPELKSTPNNSVPDDAHVQWVTTRDGVHLRAAFWHPTGGMDIADKPRGTVCLINGRTEFIEKYYEVIEDLRRRGFVVATFDWRGQGLSDRLLKKPFRGHIRHFNHYKRDLDAFLLKFVSAHCPRPYFALGHSMGGHVLFSQAKGGVSRFFDRMILTAPMLHLAPRMLLGFHWIRPGRNVISNKVISQRSTRIVTGLARLFGLGRSYVYGGSDEIIYPFKGNLITSDETRFDRFNELLAAHPELGIGSATNSWTNSACRSMKRVLKFKFIRAIDVPMLIIASGSDQIVSTPSIEKITPKMRAGHHIVIRNARHEIMLERDELREQFWAAFDAFIPGDYSED from the coding sequence ATGGAAAAACCGGAACTCAAATCAACACCTAATAATAGCGTGCCTGATGATGCTCATGTGCAATGGGTCACAACACGCGATGGTGTGCACTTGCGCGCCGCGTTTTGGCACCCGACCGGAGGTATGGATATTGCCGATAAACCACGCGGCACGGTGTGCCTTATTAATGGGCGTACTGAGTTTATTGAAAAATATTATGAGGTTATCGAGGATCTACGCCGGCGTGGTTTTGTTGTGGCTACTTTTGATTGGCGTGGACAGGGACTTTCGGACCGCTTGTTGAAAAAACCTTTTCGTGGCCATATCCGCCATTTTAATCACTATAAGCGCGATCTTGACGCCTTTTTGTTGAAATTTGTGTCGGCTCATTGCCCTCGGCCTTATTTTGCCTTGGGCCATTCCATGGGTGGGCATGTTCTATTTTCACAGGCAAAAGGGGGGGTGTCGCGGTTTTTCGATCGGATGATATTAACGGCTCCCATGTTGCATCTCGCGCCTCGTATGCTCTTAGGGTTTCATTGGATTCGTCCTGGCCGCAATGTTATAAGTAACAAGGTGATTTCACAACGATCCACTCGAATTGTGACTGGGCTTGCGCGTCTTTTCGGGCTTGGCAGATCTTATGTTTATGGCGGAAGCGATGAGATCATTTATCCGTTCAAAGGTAATTTGATAACTTCCGATGAAACGCGTTTTGATCGATTTAACGAATTGCTTGCAGCCCATCCAGAGCTTGGTATCGGATCGGCGACAAATTCGTGGACTAATTCTGCCTGTCGTAGCATGAAAAGGGTTCTCAAATTTAAGTTTATCCGCGCGATTGATGTGCCAATGTTGATTATTGCATCTGGTTCTGACCAAATTGTCTCGACACCGTCGATTGAAAAAATTACTCCCAAAATGCGTGCTGGTCATCATATTGTTATTCGCAATGCGCGTCATGAAATCATGCTGGAGCGTGATGAACTGCGCGAACAATTTTGGGCAGCGTTTGATGCATTTATTCCAGGTGACTATTCTGAAGATTAG
- the hisN gene encoding histidinol-phosphatase, with protein MIPLKFLDTLADAASAAIMPHFRALNHIENKYKVGFDPVTIADKEGEAAMRALIEQHYPDHGILGEEFDDKTADAESVWILDPIDGTRSFIAGVPVWGILIGHKINQKASMGMMCQPFTNERFSGDSQTAWHQLGKDAGTKKPIKTRACSQLAQATMFTTSPDLFKADELQAYKAVEDQVRLARYGIDCYAYCMVASGHADLVIESGLNAYDIAALIPIIEGAGGRVTTWDGGNPVFGGSIIASGDPALHDSALEILNQA; from the coding sequence ATGATCCCTTTAAAGTTCCTCGACACATTAGCCGATGCCGCCTCCGCTGCTATCATGCCGCATTTTCGTGCGCTCAATCATATTGAGAACAAATACAAGGTAGGCTTCGATCCGGTAACTATTGCGGACAAGGAAGGTGAGGCCGCAATGCGCGCCCTGATCGAACAACATTATCCAGACCATGGTATTTTAGGCGAAGAATTTGATGACAAAACAGCCGATGCTGAAAGCGTGTGGATATTGGACCCGATAGACGGCACCAGATCCTTTATCGCAGGCGTGCCAGTCTGGGGCATATTAATCGGCCATAAAATAAACCAAAAAGCCAGTATGGGCATGATGTGCCAGCCCTTCACCAATGAACGGTTTTCCGGTGATAGCCAAACTGCATGGCACCAACTCGGCAAAGATGCTGGAACAAAGAAGCCCATAAAGACCCGCGCCTGCTCACAGCTTGCACAAGCTACCATGTTCACGACATCACCAGACCTTTTCAAAGCCGATGAACTCCAAGCCTATAAGGCTGTTGAAGATCAGGTACGCCTCGCCCGCTATGGCATAGATTGCTATGCCTATTGCATGGTGGCAAGTGGGCACGCGGATCTTGTCATCGAATCAGGCCTCAATGCTTATGATATCGCCGCTCTCATACCCATTATTGAGGGGGCTGGTGGGCGCGTCACAACATGGGATGGTGGCAATCCTGTTTTCGGTGGCTCTATCATCGCCAGCGGCGACCCTGCCCTTCATGACAGCGCATTAGAAATTTTAAACCAGGCCTAA
- a CDS encoding N-formylglutamate amidohydrolase has translation MVKDVDLLEMSPFKVIRPLQQSLPFIFNSPHSGRHYPQAFLDSARLDPKTIRRSEDLFVDELFSCMPDKGAPLFHACFPRAYLDVNREPYELDPKMFKGSLPSYANIRSIRVAGGLGTIARVVAEAQEIYRHPIPVEEALHRIETLYKPYHTQLRKLVAQTYQQFQNAFLIDCHSMPSGDNRGNKDVRPDFVLGDRYGTSCTTELTDIIAASLSDLGYTVNRNKPYAGGFITEHYGRPNTGLHALQIEINRGLYTNEAELTKNDHFTILKNDLNTVFQQAFDMVESFDIKSDDRSPLAAE, from the coding sequence ATGGTAAAGGACGTAGATCTTCTGGAAATGAGCCCTTTCAAGGTCATAAGACCCCTGCAACAAAGCTTGCCCTTTATTTTCAACTCACCACATTCTGGCAGACATTACCCACAAGCCTTTCTTGATAGCGCTCGCCTTGACCCAAAGACAATTCGCCGCTCGGAAGATTTATTTGTCGATGAACTTTTTTCATGCATGCCTGACAAAGGCGCACCGCTATTTCATGCCTGCTTCCCCCGCGCTTATCTAGACGTCAATCGCGAGCCTTATGAACTTGATCCAAAAATGTTCAAAGGAAGCCTGCCCTCTTATGCAAATATCCGTTCCATCCGCGTCGCAGGTGGGTTGGGTACAATCGCACGTGTGGTCGCCGAAGCTCAGGAAATTTACCGCCACCCCATACCTGTAGAAGAAGCCCTTCATCGCATTGAGACACTCTATAAACCTTACCACACGCAGTTGCGAAAGCTGGTTGCCCAAACCTATCAGCAGTTTCAAAATGCCTTTCTGATTGATTGCCACTCAATGCCATCAGGCGATAATCGCGGCAACAAAGATGTGCGCCCCGATTTTGTGCTTGGTGACCGCTATGGCACAAGCTGCACTACTGAACTCACAGATATAATTGCAGCAAGTTTGAGCGATCTTGGTTACACCGTGAACCGCAATAAGCCCTATGCAGGTGGTTTTATCACGGAGCATTATGGCCGCCCGAACACAGGCCTTCATGCACTCCAAATCGAAATAAACCGTGGCCTTTATACCAATGAAGCCGAACTCACGAAGAACGATCATTTTACAATTTTGAAAAATGACTTGAACACGGTATTCCAGCAAGCATTCGATATGGTAGAATCATTTGATATTAAATCGGACGACCGCTCGCCGCTCGCCGCAGAATAA
- a CDS encoding response regulator, whose translation MISRILLAEDDNDMRRFLTKALENAGYDVLSFDNGKSAYERLCEEPFTLLLTDIVMPEMDGIELARRATELDPDLKVMFITGFAAVALNPDSNAPKDAKVLSKPFHLRELVDEVEKLMAA comes from the coding sequence ATGATATCACGCATTTTGCTGGCTGAAGATGATAACGATATGCGCCGCTTCTTAACGAAGGCGCTTGAGAACGCTGGCTATGATGTTTTATCATTTGATAATGGTAAAAGTGCCTATGAACGCCTTTGTGAGGAGCCTTTTACTCTGCTTCTTACAGATATTGTTATGCCTGAAATGGACGGCATCGAGCTGGCCCGCCGGGCAACAGAGCTTGATCCTGATTTGAAGGTCATGTTTATCACTGGTTTTGCCGCAGTTGCTCTCAATCCAGATTCCAACGCACCAAAAGATGCCAAAGTGCTCTCTAAGCCTTTCCATTTGCGCGAACTGGTTGATGAAGTTGAAAAACTGATGGCTGCTTAA
- a CDS encoding DUF2336 domain-containing protein translates to MKFCLDEHQNYSDNDGELLGDILARLLQSLDTSKKIEIADQIAVCDVVPIKVVRYLALEPIEIAEAVLTHSPVLTDNDLLVVIRIRGFGHMIAISTRENLSAKVSSELVKYGDETVWVSLVENTGAKISPKTFHQLSGYVKNSEIILVTLLSRSDIPEYILRKIVIDAGEAARPFLMSGGLMHLAAILDDKIERQTRKKQMHPSLDDLRAITQKLRQGKPNKKLSERDFLSIIEEGDFNKIVCVFSHITGIPLKNALEFFSNHQFEPAILAFRARGIQRDTLEAFLNAQPWKLILAPENRRHFLTVYDKLKPATARGVFNMRLKLYAAQC, encoded by the coding sequence ATGAAATTTTGTTTGGATGAACATCAAAATTATAGCGATAACGATGGTGAGCTATTAGGCGATATACTTGCGCGCCTTTTGCAAAGTCTGGATACCTCAAAGAAAATTGAAATAGCAGATCAAATAGCAGTTTGCGATGTTGTGCCGATTAAAGTTGTGCGTTATTTGGCTCTTGAGCCGATTGAAATTGCTGAGGCCGTACTGACCCATTCACCCGTTTTGACAGATAATGACCTTTTGGTTGTTATTCGTATTCGCGGATTTGGACATATGATTGCGATCTCCACTCGTGAAAACCTAAGTGCCAAAGTCTCGTCTGAACTGGTGAAATATGGTGATGAAACAGTATGGGTATCGTTGGTTGAAAATACCGGCGCGAAGATTTCACCGAAGACGTTTCATCAGTTGAGCGGCTATGTAAAAAACAGTGAGATTATTCTCGTTACTCTTTTGTCGCGCTCTGATATTCCTGAATATATTTTGCGTAAAATAGTCATTGATGCCGGTGAAGCGGCAAGGCCTTTTTTGATGTCCGGTGGGTTGATGCATCTGGCTGCCATTTTGGATGATAAGATTGAGCGGCAGACTAGAAAAAAACAAATGCATCCAAGCTTGGATGATCTAAGGGCGATAACTCAGAAATTACGACAAGGAAAGCCAAATAAAAAACTAAGTGAGCGTGACTTTCTATCCATTATTGAGGAGGGGGACTTCAACAAGATCGTCTGTGTTTTTTCTCATATAACAGGGATACCACTTAAAAATGCGTTGGAATTCTTCTCGAATCATCAATTTGAGCCTGCTATTTTAGCTTTTCGAGCGCGGGGGATTCAGCGCGATACATTGGAAGCTTTTTTGAATGCTCAGCCTTGGAAGTTGATTTTGGCGCCGGAGAACCGCAGACACTTTCTCACCGTATATGATAAGTTGAAGCCGGCAACGGCAAGGGGCGTATTTAACATGCGCTTGAAGCTTTACGCGGCTCAATGCTAG
- the ykgO gene encoding type B 50S ribosomal protein L36 gives MKVRNSLKSLRGRHRENRIVRRKGRLYVINKTNRRFKARQG, from the coding sequence ATGAAAGTTAGAAATTCTCTGAAATCGTTGCGGGGTCGTCACCGGGAAAATCGGATTGTGCGCCGTAAAGGCCGCCTTTACGTCATCAACAAGACGAACCGCAGGTTTAAAGCACGCCAAGGCTAA
- a CDS encoding tetratricopeptide repeat protein codes for MLKIYPSKFLLAAVFSVMAISALADHQPVEPFDLFIEPPEHHELQPDARSQIDDPILLPDGVSPLEEAEERQRLREELESNARAAEEAQRAARNNSLPSLSAERDERLAQLFEILKVTENPTLAGRAQVEIERIWQMSGSDTIDLLLNWANVAMENRQFGKALDYLDNIIRLKPDFVEGWNRRATVYFMQKKFGLSIADVERTLELEPRQYNALAGLATMLRELGNDEQALFAFKEALEINPSMTQINDVIKELEKKVNGSGI; via the coding sequence ATGTTGAAAATTTATCCATCTAAATTTCTATTAGCAGCTGTCTTTTCAGTAATGGCCATCTCAGCATTGGCTGATCATCAGCCTGTTGAGCCTTTTGATCTCTTTATCGAGCCGCCGGAGCACCATGAGCTTCAGCCAGATGCACGCTCGCAGATTGATGACCCTATTTTGTTGCCTGATGGAGTATCACCGCTTGAGGAAGCTGAAGAACGCCAACGCTTGCGTGAGGAGCTTGAATCGAATGCGCGCGCGGCAGAAGAGGCGCAACGGGCGGCACGCAATAATTCATTGCCAAGTTTGAGTGCAGAGCGTGATGAACGTCTGGCGCAATTGTTTGAGATTTTGAAGGTGACAGAGAACCCAACATTAGCGGGGCGGGCGCAAGTGGAAATTGAGCGCATATGGCAGATGTCAGGAAGTGACACGATTGATCTGTTGCTTAATTGGGCAAATGTCGCGATGGAAAATCGTCAATTTGGCAAAGCCCTCGATTATCTAGATAATATTATTCGGCTTAAACCAGATTTTGTTGAAGGCTGGAATAGGCGAGCAACGGTATATTTTATGCAGAAAAAATTTGGCCTCTCCATAGCTGATGTCGAGCGCACATTAGAGCTGGAACCTCGCCAATATAATGCGTTGGCTGGTCTTGCTACGATGCTGCGTGAACTTGGGAATGATGAACAAGCGCTCTTTGCTTTCAAAGAAGCCCTTGAAATCAATCCTTCTATGACTCAGATAAATGATGTGATTAAAGAGCTTGAGAAAAAAGTGAATGGTAGCGGCATTTAG